The Geotrypetes seraphini chromosome 2, aGeoSer1.1, whole genome shotgun sequence genome contains the following window.
caataaaatggttttcaatattttgttttaatgtatttatacttttgtgtagaagctggaattgatagattgtctagaaattgaaagcatcaaacgtattgtcttctggactgtttttaatttacagtttacacatatggatgtaacagacataactacatttgttgtaaaacatttattaagatatcatttcatccctacaatttctgtagactgttttaaaataaatttgagtttttctggtaaaaaaaaaaaaaaataaaaaataaagaattttgtactttcaagaattaatgcgttgttttgtgttcttaaaaatattatttaacgttatttaatttagcgtgtaggcctaaaattcctttgaatacctcgtcctcatgtatcagcaactttgacaacatatttatttggctcataacttgctggcgcccgatatttttagctcacagtgaaaaaagtttgctcacaacacccgcccgcttagagggaacactggttgtaaccctatacttcggggtccttttattaaggtgcactaaagattagcacacactaaatgcgcaccttaataaaaggacccctaagtatcttaataaaaaaattcagcctgCAACTTTggtttcagccccttatgtgactAGAGTTTGACATCCCTGCGCTAAAGGGAACGCTCCATGGTAAGGGGGACTACAAATGCATGTTTTAGTCTAGCCCTAGGTGTCACACTAGTGTTATTCAAGTTGTTGTGGGCAGTTTAATAGCATGTCACCTTGATTTGCCTTTTGACAACCTGTACATGGAGGTTAATGGGTTTCCACTTAAGTCCCTTTCCAAAAGAACAGAATTTTAGAGCAACTGGAtagttcaaccccccccccccaaaaaaaaaacaacaaccaatttCTAGAACAAATCAGGTTCAATTGCTCTCAATTGTACATGAATTGGATCAAAAGAACTGCAGTGTTTGCTGAATGAGAAaaggctacttttttttttttttttaataatctaaaGTCACAGTAAGTTATCTTAAATCAAAAAGAGATTACTTACCCAGAAGCCTCTACATCTTTTGTACTTTAGAAAATAATTGGTACACATTTCCTTTTTGTAGTTATTTTCATCCATACACTTCCTAGAAGCATcagtttccttaaaaaaaaaaaaaaaaattatatacacgAGTAATTAGGTTTACGAtaatgcttctggaatgaattatgctcgtgaaccttggtttacgagcataatttgttccagaagcattctTGTAAACCAAAATGAGTTTCCCatagaagtaagggaaactcgcttgattggttccacctcctccccccacagccaccggcgctgctccatccacCCCACAAGACCCCCCCATccctgaggccactggtgcgcttccacacccctaccccccccctcgaacacccacccaaactgaagccttacccacatctggcaccagcacgcagcaccaacccacaggaggtgctggtgcctgaagatcgtgctgcttgctggactgggcctttagcatctgcacatgctcaagaccttatggctcctgcctctctctcatacctttgctaattttctctcttgtaaatccatgctctgttcctggacaagtgggttatgcatctcATGCCGCCAGTCTGCTTGTAGGAAGTGTCATTTACATACTTTTCTGACCCTTCCCTCTTACCTTGAGGACTGCCCTCAGGAGCCAGTTCATATAAAAGCAGAGTCACCTGTAGAGGACACAGACAAATTTCCCTACAAATCAGTCTATCTGCTCATAACATGAAATATCATCATAATTGAAATGAATCTAAACAGGTTATTAAACAGTATAAACCTGAAATAAACCATGCTATAAAGGAGACAGTCTGTACCAATGAAAGAGGACGCTACAACTAGGGACCCCAAAAGGCAAAGTGCAAAATATTCAAATGGTACTCTTAGAACAGGCTGGTCAGGAAACAGAAGTCCACCTTACTTAAGGCAGACGGTGAATCAGCAACTTCGGGGGAGGAGGGTGTTCCAGGAATACTGcacagatttacaaaaaaaagattagaaaaggttaagaacctaatctttcgctCTTATACAATcctgctctattcctggacaaatgGGACAGTGTGGTTCTGTAGAGTCACGGTGGGATTGTAGAGCCTGCTGCCAAAATAGAACCCAGAAGAATTATGTAAAACCTTGTAAAGGTATGCAAAGAGGACCAAGGGGAAGCCCTGTAAATATGTTGGTATACCCCTGAGAATTCTGCCCACAAGGAGGTGACGCCTTGAGTGGAAAGAGCCTCCATCAAAAGGGGAGGCCACTTTCTGGCTGACAAATAAGCCAAGGAAATAGCCATGCAGATAATCTAGAAATGGAGGCCTCAGATGCTGGCCTGCCCTTGCAGGCCAAGCCAATCAACATGTACCAATGATTGGACAGACAAAACTCATCGGTAACCTCCAGGTACTTCAGCAAAAGACTGCACACATCCAAGGACCGCAAAATGGCATCCTGCTTGCAAGAGCTTAAGGGCACAAAAGCAGGCAAGCAAGCAAGCCTCCTGGTTACCTTGGAAACAGGAGGCCATCTCTGCAGATAAATGCCGCTTCCAAGTTTGAATAagattttctttttccattaatttttttccTAAATCTCTCTCAATATGGTGGACTAAATATGCTGATTCATAAGGAATAACCTAAATCACTGGGTTAAGTGGAATTAGATTTAtaatttttctgttaatttttaaAAGTCTGTATGCAAGTACCTGATTTGCTTGTTTGAAATttgaaaaaagttaaaaaaaaccaaaaaaccaagAAAGAGACCATCTTCAGGAGGAAGTAGGGGACAGTGTGCAGGATGACATTGGAGTTTGTGATGAGAAGGAAAGTATCAGAACAAGACAACACCTGTAGTTCAGAAACTCTGCAGGCTGAAGTAATGACTACCAGAAAGACAGTCTGGGCTGTGAGATCCAAAGACCCTTGGTCCAACGGTTCATAATAGGGACTGGCGAATGTCCTGGGAACCAAATTAAGGTTCTAGGGCGGTCAAGTTTGATGAAGGAGGGTGAAGCCAAAGTGCACCCTTCAGTATCAAACAATATCCAAAGGAATGGCTAAGGAGTCCCACAAGAGCTTAGGCCCctatataaacataagaacataagaagttgcctccactgggtcataccagaggtccatcccgcccagcagtccgctcccgcggtggcccatcaggtccgcgacctgtgaagtgttttctgaccacttctataacctacctcaagttctatctgtacccctctatcccctttatcctccaggaacctatccaaaccttccttgaacccctgtacagagttctggcttatcacctcctccggaagcttgttccatgtgtccaccaccctctgggtaaaaaagaacgtcctagcatttgttctaaacctgtctcctttcaatttctccgagtgacctctagtgcttgtggctccccacagtttgaagaatctgtccttattcactttctctatgccctttaggattttgaaggtttctatcatgtcccctctaagtctcctcttctccagggagaacagccccggcatttttaacctgtcagcttatgagaaattttccatactttttatcagtttagtcgccctcctctgcactccctcgagtaccgccatgtccttcttgaggtacggtgaccagtactggacacagtactccaggtgcgggcgcaccattgcgcgatacagcggcatgatgacttccttcgtcctggttgcgataccctttttgatgatgcccagcattctgtttgctttctttgaggctgtcgcacactgcaccgatggtttcagtgatgtgttgaccatcacccccaggtccctttcaagggaaCTCActcctagcagtgttccccccattttgtagctgaacatcgggttctttttccctacatgcatgactttgcatttctctacgttaaaactcatttgccacttttttgcccagtcttccagtctcgttaggtccctttgcagggcttcacagtcttccgtgtttctgaccctgctgcagagtttggtgtcatcagcaaatttgataacctcacattttgtccccgtctccagatcattaataaatatattgaacagtagaggtcccagcaccgacccctgtggaactccactcgtgacccattgccagtctgagtattggccctttactccaaccctctgtttcctgcctgccaaccagtgtttgatccatcggtagatatccccttgcaccccgtggttccacagcttttttagtagccgttcgtgaggtaccttgtcgaaggctttttggaagtcaagataaatgatgtctatggattcccccttatccatctggctgtttattccctcaaagaagtacagcaagttcgtgaggcacgaccttcccttgcagaagccatgctggctcgccttcagttgtccattgttttctatgtgttcgcagattgtgtcctttaccattgcttccatcatctttcccggaaccgaggtcaagctcgcaggcctgtagtttcccgggtcaccccttggtcccttcttaaagatgggcgtgacatttgctattttccagtcctctgggatctccccagtttttagggagaggttacatatttggcgaagtgtctctgctatttcgtttctcagtttttagtacccttgggtgactGACAATCCGCACTCCCAAGGAACCGAGAGCCAGTCCCATcttacctatcttacttataattttaatgcaccctattgtctattttctgtaaaccgcttagaatcctaacggaatttagcggtatataagaaataaattacattacattacatctcaaGGCCTTCCAGGAGAAGGGCAAGAATAAAGTGGAATCTAAGGTGAGGTTAGATCTTTGTTATTCTGGATGCACCAGGCCTGAAAACCTTACCAGGCCATAGCATACGAAGCCACCGTGGACTTTTTTGCTTCCTTTTTTAGTTAAAAAAATTGAAACTGGTCTTCAATCAACTGTCCAATTTTGCTGAAAAAACTAACGCTCTGCACCCCTACcaacaggtttttgtttttttttataaaatttttattcgttttaaaaacttacaataagtgtgacagtgagttaaaacattttaacattaactagaacacttaataatcagcaataatacaaatcataacttatctccctccctccccatccttccataacaaatataaaacataagtatcatatgataaaatttTTCCCCCTATCATTCTTATATTGTTAAATACCAAAAGGTTTTtggggaaaaccccccaaaaaaaaccactaCTGAACTCTCTCTCATCGGTCTAACAACCTCAATACACTTCTTTAAAGACCATCATAAATCCTCCATTCTGATTTCCTTAAGACCTTACATCTgcctttgacacaattgatcattcCCTACTCCTTACAAGACTAGCATCTATAAGTATCTCTGGTATAGTTCTGCAGTGGTTCCCTTCCTACTTTCAGGACCGAAACTAAAGTTAGTTTCAATGATTTCCTCTACTATTTACGAAAGCTATGGAGTCTCCCAAGGCTCAattctttctccccttctctttaATATATTCTTGACACCATTACTTTCTTTGGCccaatctataggtttcactgtatttaaatatgccaatgatatcctaCTACTCCACCCCCTAAATACTACGTCACCTGATGAAATaacggaaatcaatcaaaactcaATAAAATCAGCTTCTGGCTTCGGCATAACAAACTTTCATTGAACATCCTTAAAACTACTAGTGTCCTTTTCTCGCTCTCTCCAGATTAACATCTATGTCTACCCATTTGTATCGATTCTTACCCAATTCAAACGGACAGTAAAATCAAACTTCtcggagacattctagacaaggacctcacctttcatcaacaaattagtgcagttatgcagaaatgtttacataagcttaggctcatccgttctctctccttttcttgaTCCCCCCTTCTATCAATATCCAGATTCACTCTCTTGTAATTTCAaccatagactactgcaatgctctttaTCAAGATATAACCCAGAAATAAATCTGCCTTTtacaactattgcaaaacactgctgtctAATTTATCATGCAAAATATTTTACCACGTCACTCCTCTCCTCtgcaaagcacattggctacccatcacTCATTGCCTCACCTATATACTCCTCACCTTGAAAACTAAAAACTCAACTAACTGGTgttcatagataaacttttgatcccatacTCATCATCCAGGGCCCTTTGATCTAacaatcaaaacctactttccatACCGTCAATACGCGAACTGTTTTAAGATACTACTCAcaaatccattttttcagtcaccgccccctctctgtggaatgccctcccattagataTTTGATTAGAGAACTCTtgaaaatttaaagccaaacttaaaacttctctttaaagacgcctttactcTAGTACCAGCTTCCGCTTCTCAAAGCTTTAACTCTTGTGAAGCATTGAAACACcaaatgcttcttttgaagcgatACCCATCCTGTtttaccactccccatttacctccttttttactaattttactttgatgtatttaaaacctttccctccccaacttcccttttgttccatatAAGTCAATGTGAAtccgtctagtatttttaatatttgataaaatattgatttacctattttaattgttttcttcaATCTTTTATACTGTACaccatttagacacttgttttgatagaccgtttatcaaaaataaagaaacttgaaaccagGCCTGAAAACCTTACCAGGCCATAGTATACGAAGCCACCGTGGACTTCTTTTGCTGAAAATGATAGTGGCAATGACTCTTGACAAATTACTGCGGCACACTAGGTTCACGTGTTCAATAGCCAGGCTGTAAGACACAAGTGGTCCAGATCCTGCAGTGCAATGGGTCTCTGGGTGAGCAGCTGAAGACAACAGGGAGCCTAAATCCCCAGTCCAGCTGGAGGTGGAGAACAGCATACCATGGGCAACAAGGCCAATCTGGTGCAGTCAGAATCACCTGACCCCAGTGCAATGCGAACCTACAAAGCAGGCAGtctatcatgggccacagaggAAAGACCAAGGAGGCCCTCACACAGCAAGGGATGAACCAAAAGTGTTCAGACCCATGCTTCCTAGTTTGCAACGTTGGCCAACGAACCAAGTTGCCTTCTTGATGGACACAGTCACCATCAAGTTGAACATTGGACGACCCTATCTGTCCACAATACACTGAAAGGCTCTCTGGGAAAGGGACCATTCTCTGGTGTCCAGTGTTTGGTAGTCGAGACAATCTGCTTGCATTTTGTCCACTTCAACTACGTGCACTGCTGACAGGGTTAGAAGATGATACCCGGCAACAGCATgcttttaaagtgttggagggcCAGCCGAATTGCTTGAAGATGCAGGTGATTGACCACCGCCACTTAACTGGATTGTTCCCGCACAGAACCCCCCCACAACCAGCCATACAGGCTGGCAGCAGTTGACAATCACCCAGGCGGAGAACCAAAGAGGAAGCCCTCTGgacagagagacacagacagatgTTAACCACCACGCCAAACTGTGCCTTGCTGCTATTGTCAATGGAAGGCGCACATGGAGCAGATGTCACAGCAGGCTCCTATGGGAGATGAGGGCATCCTGGAGCAGGCAAAGATAAGCCCTCGCCCAGAGAACCACGTCTATGGTCAGAATCATGGAGCTCAGAACCTGCAGATACCGCCAGGCTGTAGGGGCAATGAGTGACCAGGAAAGCACAAACCAGCTGACAAAGCTTCcgacaggggaaaaaaaaatccaaaaccaaCTGACAAGTCACGGCAAAACAGATCCCCGAATATGCCAGGTCCTGCATTGGGATCAGCTAGCTCTTCCGAAAGTCAACAACTCAGCCCAGGATCTGAAGCAACTGGACTACCATGTGGACCACCTGAAGCCCCGATGAGCCTATCGTCCAGGCAAGGATGATCCCAGATCCCAAGCAGCTTCAGGTGAAGGTCTGAGGACAGTTGCTAACCCAAAAGACAACATggtgaactggaaatgctgctgcagaatATGGGCCCACAGATACTTCTTATGCTCCTGAAAGATGGAAATACGAAGAGaagcctccatcaaatccagggGAGGCCAGAAACTTCCTCTGCACCAGAGAGGCAATCACTAACCTCATTGTTTCCATTCCGAAATGGGGAATGTAGAATGTCACATTGAGATTCAAGATTGGTCCCCAATCCGGAGCCTCTTTGGCACAAGGAAGTATATTGAGCATCTGCTGGAGCCAAGTCTGCTTCTGGAATGGGCTCTATGGTCACTATGTCCAGCAACCTATGGACCGTGGTTCTGACCTTGGACTTTGTCCAGTCTTCCCCCAAGAGAAACTGGAAAGAAATCTGGGAGAGGTTGAAAGAATTTGAGCTAGTAACTGTCCTGCCAAGTGTCCAGCACAAACGATCCAATTTGCTGAACCACCATGCTGCCAGAAGAACTGAGAGCTGTCCTCCAATCCGCAGAGGACTGGCTGAGAGCTTGGCATCAAATGTTAGAGGTTTGGTGAGATGCGCTGTCCCTAGTCTTCCAGACCCCATTTCACCCCCACTTCTGTCTGGTGGACTGGAAGGAACCACCCTGAGTACTGATGGCAGCGACTGCAGGGAGAAAAGCTAGTACACCCCAGTCCCTGAAAGGGCCAGTCTGTTGTCAGGCAAGGACTTCAGTATAAAGTCCTGCACACTAGCCACAAAATAAATCAAGACCTGTACCGAAGAGCAGGGCTCCCTGAAAGGCAAACTGCTAAGAGTCAACTTAAAAGACAAATCACCATACCACTACCAGATCCACAACATCTGGAGTGCGGAAACAGTAGGCCGAGAGCTTTCTATTAAAAACAGGTCACAAAAGGCAGCTGCCATGTCCAAAAGCAAGAAGGGAAGATCCTGAAGAATGAAAGTATCAGTATCGTGGTGCAGCTTGAAGTGACAGGCCCTGGCCACAAAGGAAGCCGCAGTGGCCATCTCCAGACCAGAGGCCACCGAGTCGAAAATCCACTTAAGGTTGAAACTAATCCTATGGTCTTAAGCATCCTTCATCACCATTCCACCTTCGCTAGGAGATGAACGCTTCATCACCAGTACCACCAGGGAGTCCACTTTTGACCTTCTGGTGCCTCTCAATAATCCGTAAACATCTTAGCTATGTTCAGATGAACTA
Protein-coding sequences here:
- the CHCHD7 gene encoding coiled-coil-helix-coiled-coil-helix domain-containing protein 7 isoform X2 yields the protein MNWLLRAVLKETDASRKCMDENNYKKEMCTNYFLKYKRCRGFWGTVVMQRRRDGVKPNMPTADERLKILEAQGQMPY